In Coccidioides posadasii str. Silveira chromosome 4, complete sequence, one genomic interval encodes:
- a CDS encoding uncharacterized protein (CAZy:GH16~SECRETED:SignalP(1-25)~EggNog:ENOG410PJVM~COG:G~TransMembrane:1 (n7-20c25/26o305-325i)~BUSCO:9594at33183) gives MAASGRLSIIWLFALIAGLISPAIAQTWTDCNPLKRDDCKPNPALGMDYTYNFTGLLNAAVWNTTSGKVINGEKGGEFTIRERLQSPTIQSNFYIFFGRLEVHMKAATGQGIVSSVVLQSEDLDEIDWEWVGSEQGHVQTNYFGKGNDTSFDRGKKHEVNDPMHSIHNYTVHWTAEKLEWWVDQQLVRTLKYEEAEGGKFYPQTPATVRLGIWPAGDPGNRKGTIEWAGGEVDYSNGPYTMIVKQLKVEDFHKGKEYVYGDRSGDWKSIKVIEGVSKVAEEASKPPPKSLSEKWNDLSAGAKGGIFTAAGIVVAVFAAVIAFCCVKQRRAGRKEFNMESSKFATEQTSNMALRSQWNHKYQEVRGN, from the exons ATGGCAGCCTCTGGGCGACTGTCGATTATCTGGCTCTTCGCCCTGATTGCCGGGTTGATATCACCAGCGATAGCGCAGACATGGACCGACTGCAATCCTTTGAAGCGAGACGATTGCAAGCCAAACCCAGCACTAGGCATGGATTACACATATAACTTTACCGGGCTTCTCAATGCTGCTGTCTGGAATACCACCTCGGGAAAAGTTATCAATGGAGAGAAAGGAGGTGAATTCACCATTAGAGAAAGGCTTCAGTCGCCCACTATTCAATCAAACTTCTACATTTTCTTTGGAAGACTAGAAGTGCATATGAAAGCGGCAACTGGTCAAGGAATCGTTAGCAGTGTCGTTCTCCAGTCCGAAGacctggatgaaatagaCTGGGAATGGGTCGGCTCTGAACAGGGTCATGTCCAGACAAATTACTTCGGCAAGGGAAATGATACTAGCTTCGACCGCGGAAAGAAGCATGAAGTCAATGACCCGATGCATTCAATCCACAATTATACCGTTCATTGGACTGCTGAGAAGCTGGAATGGTGGGTTGATCAGCAGCTGGTCCGTACCCTCAAATATGAAGAGGCCGAAGGCGGCAAGTTTTACCCTCAAACACCAGCCACGGTGCGTCTGGGGATTTGGCCTGCCGGAGATCCGGGCAATCGTAAGGGTACCATTGAGTGGGCCGGCGGTGAAGTGGATTACAGCAATGGCCCGTACACAATGATAGTTAAGCAACTGAAAGTTGAGGACTTCCACAAGGGAAAAGAATACGTCTATGGGGATCGCTCGGGTGACTGGAAGAGCATCAAGGTTATTGA GGGAGTTTCGAAGGTTGCAGAGGAGGCGTCCAAGCCACCACCGAAATCGCTGTCGGAGAAATGGAATGACCTTTCGGCAGGCGCAAAAGGAGGTATCTTTACCGCTGCCGGTATTGTGGTCGCCGTTTTCGCAGCTGTTATTGCATTCTGCTGTGTCAAACAACGCAGGGCAGGCCGCAAAGAATTCAATATGGAAAGCAGCAAGTTCGCCACAGAACAAACCAGTAACATGGCTCTTCGATCACAATGGAATCATAAGTACCAGGAGGTCCGCGGGAACTGA
- a CDS encoding uncharacterized protein (EggNog:ENOG410PJ08~COG:Z), whose translation MPPPTFTSSNRRMTANPLKPVKRYRPGKPIVEERESSEEEEEEEEGTDVEEQQKEQERIRQQQAKKPPPPKASSFPARDTKQITSGVKEVTLQEDEDEEGFVTEEEVEAAPLRPTTVTNHEQAPPAVSESEESSEDEESEDEESSSEDEGPKRLLLRPTFIKKNQRKKSSTPGPALAATSAADEDEVAIRKEKAELLIRDQIEKEAASRAAQKKSWDDDDETGAGIDEDNIDDTDGLDPAAELAAWKLRELKRVKREREEIELAEKEREEIERRRNLTAEEREREDREFLAKQKDEREAGRGKAGFMQKYFHKGAFFQPDSEKHGLTQRDLMGSRYVDEVRNREALPQYLQVRDMTRIGRKGRSKYKDLRTEDTGRWGVDAYYHSSGPANSASRFGITDERYLPDYDKSSGPTGANASSVRERPRRRSQSRSPHRRRYRSRSRSLSRTRRRRRSPSLSRSRSPPRRDRDRDYDRNSRKRSPSPYPDREKRRRVDIAA comes from the coding sequence ATGCCTCCTCCCACCTTCACATCCTCCAATCGTCGTATGACGGCAAACCCGCTTAAACCCGTAAAAAGATATCGACCCGGAAAGCCCATAGTCGAAGAAAGAGAGTCAtcagaggaagaggaagaggaggaagaggggaCTGACgttgaagagcagcagaaggAGCAAGAGCGCATAAGGCAGCAGCAGGCTAAGAAACCGCCGCCGCCGAAAGCTTCGTCTTTCCCGGCAAGAGATACGAAGCAGATAACAAGTGGTGTGAAAGAGGTGACgttacaagaagatgaggacGAAGAAGGGTTTGTGACTGAGGAAGAAGTTGAAGCAGCGCCTCTCAGACCCACAACGGTTACCAACCATGAGCAAGCACCTCCGGCTGTCAGCGAAAGTGAAGAGAGCTCGGAAGATGAAGAGTCGGAAGATGAAGAATCAAGTTCTGAAGATGAGGGCCCAAAGCGACTGCTTCTAAGACCAACGTTCATCAAGAAGAATCAACGTAAAAAATCGTCTACCCCTGGTCCGGCCCTTGCCGCAACATCGGCCGCAGATGAAGACGAAGTAGCGATTCGCAAGGAAAAGGCAGAGCTGCTGATCCGCGATCAAATAGAAAAGGAGGCGGCCTCCCGAGCAGCGCAGAAAAAGTCAtgggatgatgatgacgagaCCGGAGCAGGTATagatgaagataatattgATGACACTGATGGTCTTGATCCTGCGGCCGAGTTAGCAGCGTGGAAATTACGCGAACTTAAACGAGTTAAACGCGAACGTGAAGAAATCGAGCTCGCCGAAAAGGAGCGTGAAGAAATCGAACGCCGCCGAAATCTCACTGCTGAAGAGCGAGAACGAGAAGACCGTGAATTCCTTGCCAAACAAAAAGACGAACGGGAAGCGGGTAGAGGCAAAGCGGGCTTCATGCAAAAATACTTCCACAAGGGCGCTTTCTTCCAGCCCGATTCTGAAAAACATGGTTTGACGCAACGAGATTTGATGGGCAGCCGATATGTTGATGAAGTTCGCAATCGTGAAGCGTTACCACAGTACCTCCAGGTTCGAGATATGACGCGGAtcggaagaaaaggaagatcAAAATACAAAGACTTAAGGACTGAAGATACCGGCCGCTGGGGCGTGGATGCATATTACCACTCTTCCGGTCCGGCAAACAGTGCCTCTCGATTTGGAATCACCGATGAGCGATACTTACCTGACTATGACAAGTCCTCCGGCCCCACAGGTGCAAATGCCAGCTCTGTAAGAGAAAGGCCAAGACGGCGAAGCCAAAGTCGATCTCCTCATAGGAGGAGATATAGATCCAGATCCCGGTCGTTATCGAGAACTCGTAGACGACGACGTTCTCCTTCGCTCTCGAGATCTCGGTCCCCTCCTAGAAGAGATCGGGACAGGGACTATGATCGGAATAGCAGAAAACGGAGCCCGTCGCCCTATCCAGATCGTGAAAAGAGGCGGCGGGTTGATATTGCGGCGTAA
- a CDS encoding uncharacterized protein (EggNog:ENOG410PS0V~COG:S~BUSCO:16076at33183): MSTMALTTPRILPEHLHAFLPSATNRTPNPVRIFGSVAKLHGETATLSCPDHGQVTLLLNRDSHLQIGRMVDVVGKVVEHEGETAIRVLGAADCGEPNDFDYKIYERVVEMTHRFKNIFYTPNS; the protein is encoded by the exons ATGTCCACCATGGCTCTGACAACCCCACGGATCCTCCCCGAACATCTCCATGCCTTTCTGCCCTCCGCGACAAACCGCACTCCCAATCCCGTTCGCATTTTTGGAAGCGTCGCCAAATTGCACGGCGAGACCGCAACGCTATCGTGCCCAGATCATGGACAGGTTACTCTGCTGCTAAATCGGGATTCGCACCTACAGATTGGAAGAATGGTTGATGTTGTGGGGAAGGTGGTAGAGCATGAAGGG GAAACCGCTATACGCGTCTTGGGGGCAGCGGATTGCGGGGAACCGAATGATTTTG ATTATAAAATATACGAGCGTGTTGTCGAGATGACACATCGatttaagaatattttcTATACTCCGAATTCGTGA
- a CDS encoding uncharacterized protein (EggNog:ENOG410PITJ), protein MTRHALVLGASGISGWAFTNQLLRNYPRPGVWSQITALSRKPMSEEECLHWPKDERLRLVSEFDVHNDPEEVLKRKFKEKIPDVNTSSTVHDPPPNPNDKDPHAISLNALRKTVTILDMDFKHPLPLSESLPQLPPPFGDVFAFSRLSRFMEEFSADKAWKWCEGRPGDIIGFVPRLNVYNAVYPVAAYLSLYVYINGREAECPFPGSFGVWKALSNDSGADMIAKAAIHLSVLPDPAIKGQGFNLASSETPWSWDIKWPAICSWFGLVGTPPLDKWKDRTESMGPQEYVEAHKSEWNRMVEEYGLKGWTVISPTMDPSDKNWALTKLNADAPLSLQKLKSTGFSEEEDPKVSWFTALERMRIAKVIP, encoded by the exons ATGACTCGTCATGCCCTTGTCCTTGGTGCATCGGGTATCTCTGGCTGGGCTTTCACCAATCAACTCCTGCGTAATTATCCCCGACCAGGAGTTTGGAGCCAGATCACGGCCCTCTCAAGAAAGCCTATGAGCGAAGAGGAATGTTTGCATTGGCCCAAGGATGAAAGGCTGAGACTTGTCTCTGAGTTTGATGTCCATAACGACCCAGAGGAAGTGTTAAAGAGGAAGTTCAAAGAGAAAATTCCCGATGTTAATACG TCTTCAACGGTCCATGATCCTCCTCCTAACCCCAACGACAAGGATCCACATGCAATTAGCTTGAATGCGCTGCGCAAGACCGTTACTATTCTCGACA TGGATTTTAAACATCCTTTGCCACTTTCAGAATCTCTTCCGCAGCTTCCGCCACCATTTGGCGACGTGTTTGCGTTTTCCCGACTCAGCCGCTTCATGGAAGAGTTTTCTGCCGACAAAGCCTGGAAATGGTGCGAGGGAAGGCCGGGTGACATAATTG GTTTCGTTCCCCGACTCAACGTGTATAACGCTGTTTATCCAGTTGCGGCTTACCTCTCGCTGTATGTGTACATCAACGGCAGGGAAGCCGAGTGCCCCTTTCCGGGAAGTTTCGGAGTTTGGAAGGCTCTCAGCAACGATAGCGGGGCAGATATGATCGCAAAGGCGGCTATCCACCTATCCGTACTGCCTGATCCAGCTATTAAAGGCCAGGGTTTTAATCTTGCGTCGTCTGAGACACCATGGAGCTGGGACATAAAATGGCCCGCCATATGCTCCTGGTTTGGGCTTGTTGGCACACCTCCGCTAGACAAATGGAAGGATAGGACGGAGAGCATGGGGCCCCAAGAATATGTGGAAGCCCACAAAAGTGAGTGGAATAGGATGGTAGAGGAATATGGGTTGAAAGGCTGGACGGTTATTTCACCGACAATGGACCCCTCGGACAAAAATTGGGCCTTGACCAAGCTCAATGCTGATGCACCACTCAGTCTCCAAAAGCTCAAGTCGACTGGATTTAGTGAGGAGGAAGACCCGAAGGTTTCTTGGTTTACTGCACTAGAACGTATGAGAATCGCCAAAGTAATCCCATGA